A stretch of Paenibacillus sp. URB8-2 DNA encodes these proteins:
- a CDS encoding radical SAM/SPASM domain-containing protein translates to MINLSKLLTGMKGEGDDLRYAIKQGAKPHGVSAGRGPVVVWNMTRACNLSCKHCYANACPAQDPDEMTTEEAKQFIEDLAAFHVPVLLFSGGEPLIRKDIFELISFAASKGLRPVISTNGTLITPDKAKMLKEAGVGYVGVSLDGLKERHDEFRGRKDSFEQALAGIRNCLSIGQKVGVRFTISKHTYGDLDGILDLIERENIPRACFYHLVYSGRGSALQKEDVSHEQSRDALKRIMAKTLELHHKGKQVELLTVDNHADGVYLYQWMMERDPERAAELLELLRRNGGNRSGVAIGCVDWHGNVYPDQFTRDIEIGSIRTQKFSEIWRDAAHPVMAGLRDRKPLLKGRCRECNWLDICNGNFRARASVSGDFWAEDPSCYLTDGEIGIV, encoded by the coding sequence ATGATTAATTTATCGAAACTGCTGACGGGTATGAAGGGAGAAGGGGATGACCTGCGCTATGCGATCAAGCAGGGAGCGAAACCGCATGGCGTTTCCGCAGGGAGAGGGCCGGTCGTCGTCTGGAATATGACACGGGCTTGCAACCTGAGCTGTAAACATTGTTATGCCAATGCCTGTCCAGCCCAGGACCCCGATGAAATGACAACAGAGGAAGCGAAGCAATTTATTGAAGACCTGGCTGCATTCCATGTGCCTGTCCTGCTCTTTTCAGGCGGGGAGCCTCTGATCCGCAAGGATATTTTTGAGCTGATTTCTTTTGCGGCCAGTAAAGGGCTGCGGCCCGTTATATCTACGAACGGCACTCTCATTACCCCTGACAAAGCGAAAATGTTAAAAGAAGCGGGAGTCGGCTATGTCGGCGTCAGTCTGGACGGACTTAAAGAACGTCACGATGAATTCCGGGGGCGCAAGGACTCTTTTGAACAGGCGCTGGCCGGTATCCGCAACTGCCTGTCTATCGGCCAAAAGGTAGGAGTCCGGTTCACAATTAGCAAGCATACATACGGCGACCTGGACGGAATCCTTGATTTAATCGAACGGGAAAATATCCCTCGGGCCTGCTTCTATCATCTTGTCTATTCCGGCCGCGGAAGCGCTCTCCAGAAGGAGGATGTGTCCCATGAGCAGTCACGCGATGCGTTGAAGCGGATAATGGCCAAAACGCTCGAATTGCACCATAAAGGCAAGCAGGTGGAACTGCTTACCGTCGACAATCATGCGGACGGCGTCTACTTATACCAGTGGATGATGGAACGCGACCCCGAGCGCGCGGCGGAGCTGCTTGAACTTCTTCGGCGAAACGGAGGCAACCGGTCCGGAGTAGCCATCGGCTGCGTCGATTGGCACGGCAATGTCTATCCCGACCAGTTCACCAGAGATATTGAAATTGGCAGCATACGCACGCAAAAATTCAGTGAAATCTGGCGTGATGCGGCGCACCCGGTCATGGCAGGGCTGCGTGATCGCAAACCATTGCTGAAAGGACGCTGCAGGGAATGCAATTGGCTTGATATCTGCAACGGTAACTTCCGTGCCCGCGCCTCGGTCAGCGGTGATTTCTGGGCGGAGGACCCGTCCTGTTATTTAACCGACGGCGAAATAGGAATTGTATAA
- the hutH gene encoding histidine ammonia-lyase encodes MIQLDGDSLTLKQVAGAIFSGDKVKISDEARVKVNQSRAIIDAIVKQGRSVYGVTTGFGKFSDTVISAKDAEKLQLNLIRSHACAVGELLPPDTVRTMLLLRANALAKGYSGITADALQLLIDMLNAGITPVIPSQGSLGASGDLAPLSHLALVLVGEGEALVQGERLSGSEALRRVGLKPIKLKAKEGLALINGTQAMTAIGVMAYLEADCLAALADSVAALTLEALRGITDVFAPDSHLARPYPEQRLVAGRILEMLKGSSLTTAQGEFRTQDAYSLRCIPQVHGAVQQVLTYVREKLLIEINSATDNPLVFPDTGQVISGGNFHGQPIAFAMDFLGIGMAEIASISERRIERLVNPQLNDLPAFLSPDPGLQSGMMIAQYVAASLVSENKTLAHPSSVDSIPSSANQEDHVSMGATAARHAAIIVDNGYKVLAIEAICAAQAAEIRGAERLAPATRKLLHQIRSVVPPLTEDRSMSGDIERLARSMKTQDWGMEGGF; translated from the coding sequence GTGATACAACTCGATGGTGACAGCCTGACGCTGAAACAAGTCGCCGGCGCGATTTTCTCCGGAGACAAGGTGAAGATCAGCGATGAGGCCCGGGTCAAAGTCAACCAATCCAGAGCGATTATCGACGCTATTGTGAAGCAGGGACGAAGCGTTTACGGGGTAACGACAGGTTTCGGAAAATTCAGCGATACCGTCATTTCGGCCAAAGACGCGGAGAAGCTGCAGCTCAACCTGATCCGCAGCCACGCCTGCGCCGTCGGCGAGCTGCTGCCGCCGGATACGGTCCGAACGATGCTGCTGCTGAGAGCCAATGCGCTGGCCAAGGGCTACTCTGGCATTACGGCGGACGCGCTGCAGCTGCTCATCGATATGCTGAATGCAGGGATAACTCCGGTCATTCCCTCCCAAGGATCGCTTGGGGCAAGCGGCGATTTGGCGCCGCTCTCGCATTTGGCTCTCGTGCTTGTGGGGGAAGGAGAGGCGCTGGTTCAGGGAGAGCGGTTATCCGGTTCCGAAGCACTGCGCCGGGTCGGACTGAAGCCGATCAAGCTGAAAGCCAAGGAAGGGCTGGCGTTAATCAACGGCACCCAGGCGATGACGGCGATTGGAGTCATGGCCTATCTGGAAGCCGATTGTCTTGCCGCCCTTGCGGACAGCGTTGCGGCGCTAACGCTTGAAGCTTTGAGAGGGATAACGGATGTCTTCGCGCCCGATTCCCATTTGGCTAGGCCTTATCCGGAGCAGCGGCTTGTGGCCGGACGCATTCTTGAAATGCTGAAGGGCAGCTCGCTTACGACCGCGCAGGGAGAATTCCGCACACAGGACGCCTATTCCCTGCGATGCATTCCCCAGGTGCACGGCGCTGTTCAGCAAGTGCTCACCTATGTGAGGGAGAAGCTGCTGATCGAGATCAATTCGGCCACGGATAACCCGCTGGTGTTCCCGGATACCGGGCAGGTTATTTCAGGCGGCAACTTTCACGGCCAGCCCATTGCCTTTGCGATGGATTTCCTTGGTATTGGCATGGCCGAAATCGCCAGCATCTCCGAGCGCCGGATTGAACGGCTCGTTAATCCGCAGCTGAACGATTTGCCGGCTTTCCTGAGCCCCGATCCGGGATTGCAGTCCGGAATGATGATTGCGCAATACGTCGCCGCCTCTCTGGTCTCGGAGAACAAGACGCTGGCGCATCCTTCCAGCGTGGATTCCATTCCCTCATCCGCGAATCAGGAAGATCATGTGAGCATGGGAGCGACGGCGGCGCGGCATGCGGCCATCATTGTCGACAACGGCTACAAGGTGCTTGCGATTGAAGCGATTTGCGCGGCTCAGGCCGCAGAAATAAGGGGGGCCGAACGGCTAGCTCCGGCTACCCGCAAGCTGCTGCACCAGATTCGTTCGGTCGTGCCTCCGCTGACGGAAGACCGGTCCATGAGCGGAGATATCGAGCGGCTGGCGCGCAGTATGAAGACGCAGGATTGGGGTATGGAAGGAGGATTTTGA
- the hutI gene encoding imidazolonepropionase: MGKLTYVKSASQLICMDTGHGPRTGKGMSMLGVIADGSVVIEDGIIVFAGSDALAAQFVSSRQGEVEVIDASGKVVAPGLVDPHTHVVYAGSRENELELRLQGEKYTDILKRGGGILNTAWSTREASEEELIEESLARLDRFLLHGVTTIEAKSGYGLTVNDELKQLRAARALDGRHPIDVISTFMGAHAVPEEYKHEPDIYVDLVINEMLPVVAEHRLAEYCDVFCERGVFDIAQSKRILEAAGRLGFKLKIHADEIAENFGGAELAAKLGAVSAEHLLKASEEGIRALAKSGTIAVLLPGTALFLMERAADARRMIDEGVAVALSTDCNPGTSPTVSMPFVMNAACLTMRMNPAEVLTASTINAAFAIGRGEEIGSIETGKRGDLLLFDVPNYRQLQYYYGMNLVHTVVKNGRTVVKGGVLVDRYEPAD, from the coding sequence ATGGGGAAATTGACATACGTAAAATCCGCTTCCCAGCTCATTTGCATGGATACAGGACACGGACCGAGAACGGGCAAGGGCATGTCGATGCTGGGAGTCATTGCGGACGGAAGCGTTGTGATCGAAGACGGAATCATTGTCTTTGCCGGTTCGGACGCGCTGGCTGCACAATTTGTTAGCTCCAGACAGGGCGAGGTTGAAGTGATTGACGCCTCCGGCAAGGTCGTTGCGCCGGGACTTGTCGATCCCCATACTCATGTGGTTTATGCCGGCAGCCGGGAAAATGAGCTGGAACTGCGTCTTCAAGGGGAAAAATATACCGACATTCTGAAGAGGGGCGGCGGCATTTTGAATACGGCGTGGAGCACAAGAGAGGCCTCCGAAGAGGAACTGATCGAGGAATCCTTGGCCCGGCTTGATCGTTTCCTTCTCCACGGCGTAACCACGATTGAGGCCAAGAGCGGCTATGGGCTGACCGTGAACGATGAACTGAAGCAGCTTCGGGCCGCGCGGGCGCTTGACGGCCGCCATCCCATCGATGTTATTTCGACATTCATGGGCGCTCATGCGGTTCCCGAAGAGTATAAGCATGAGCCTGACATTTATGTCGATCTCGTCATCAACGAAATGCTCCCGGTAGTCGCGGAGCACAGGCTGGCCGAGTACTGCGATGTGTTCTGTGAACGGGGGGTCTTCGATATCGCCCAATCCAAGAGGATTCTGGAGGCGGCCGGAAGACTGGGCTTCAAGCTGAAAATACACGCTGATGAAATTGCGGAAAATTTCGGAGGCGCGGAGCTTGCCGCGAAGCTGGGCGCCGTTTCGGCCGAGCATTTGCTGAAGGCTTCGGAGGAAGGGATTCGCGCGCTGGCAAAGAGCGGCACAATTGCTGTGCTGCTTCCCGGAACGGCTTTGTTCCTGATGGAACGGGCAGCCGACGCCAGAAGAATGATCGATGAGGGAGTTGCCGTCGCTCTGTCCACCGATTGCAATCCGGGTACCTCCCCGACCGTTTCCATGCCCTTTGTTATGAACGCGGCGTGTCTGACGATGAGGATGAATCCGGCAGAGGTATTGACGGCAAGTACGATTAACGCGGCTTTTGCAATCGGCAGAGGCGAAGAAATCGGCAGTATCGAGACCGGAAAGCGGGGCGATCTGCTCTTGTTCGATGTTCCAAATTATCGCCAGCTTCAATATTATTACGGAATGAATCTGGTGCATACGGTTGTCAAGAATGGAAGAACGGTTGTAAAAGGGGGAGTCCTCGTTGATCGATACGAGCCTGCGGATTAA
- a CDS encoding Zn-dependent hydrolase yields the protein MIDTSLRINRDRLERSIHELAVYGRNGQGGLDRTAFTPAELEARVWIRAALADGGFGVRVDGAANIWGRRDGDHLELPAIVCGSHIDTVPNGGKYDGALGVLMALEILRTLNDKGILTRHPFELVSFSAEEPNPFGLSTFGSRAVTGKLTLEQIKGAKNVEGKRLTEALEEAGGSLIGLGHGPLSKEEVGVFVEVHIEQGKRLIGRSVPVGVVTAITGIYREEVTVRGEANHAGTTLMEDRCDALTAAAEMILAAEDICRTFPAAEVVGTVGQLRLLPNAPNIIPAEVSFLAEFRGETEAQLQAVVNEWSDRLQLLGLRRRAAVTRKLILNQAPSPMDRTVIEAMERMAGMLEIPSLRLGSMAGHDAAHLASVTRSGMLFVPSIDGKSHCPEEESRMDDIEHAANVLLYTLLDLDIILDAKG from the coding sequence TTGATCGATACGAGCCTGCGGATTAACCGGGACAGATTGGAGCGCAGCATTCATGAATTGGCTGTCTATGGGCGGAACGGGCAGGGAGGGCTGGACCGGACCGCCTTTACTCCCGCCGAACTGGAGGCGAGGGTTTGGATTAGGGCAGCTCTCGCCGACGGGGGCTTCGGCGTAAGGGTGGACGGGGCGGCCAACATTTGGGGAAGAAGAGACGGCGATCATCTGGAGCTTCCGGCCATCGTCTGCGGGTCGCATATCGATACCGTTCCGAATGGCGGCAAATATGACGGAGCGCTCGGGGTATTAATGGCGCTTGAGATATTAAGGACGTTGAACGACAAGGGGATCCTCACGCGGCATCCCTTCGAATTGGTTTCGTTCAGCGCGGAGGAGCCGAATCCGTTCGGGCTGTCCACCTTCGGCAGCCGGGCCGTTACGGGTAAGCTTACGCTGGAACAAATCAAAGGAGCGAAGAATGTGGAGGGGAAGCGGCTGACGGAAGCTTTGGAAGAGGCTGGAGGAAGCCTGATAGGTCTGGGGCATGGGCCGCTTTCGAAGGAGGAGGTCGGCGTCTTCGTGGAAGTGCATATCGAACAGGGTAAGCGGCTGATCGGCCGAAGCGTCCCGGTCGGCGTCGTTACGGCGATTACCGGCATTTACCGGGAGGAGGTCACGGTGCGCGGGGAAGCCAACCATGCGGGAACAACGCTCATGGAAGACCGCTGCGATGCGCTGACTGCGGCCGCTGAGATGATTCTCGCTGCCGAGGACATCTGCCGAACGTTCCCTGCCGCCGAAGTTGTCGGAACCGTCGGGCAGCTCAGGCTCCTGCCGAACGCTCCGAACATCATTCCGGCGGAAGTCAGTTTTCTGGCGGAGTTCCGCGGGGAGACCGAGGCGCAGCTTCAAGCTGTTGTAAACGAATGGAGTGACCGGCTCCAATTATTGGGATTGCGGCGGCGTGCCGCGGTGACCCGCAAGCTCATTCTGAACCAGGCCCCGTCGCCTATGGACCGGACCGTCATCGAAGCGATGGAAAGAATGGCCGGCATGCTTGAAATCCCCTCGCTGCGCCTGGGGAGCATGGCCGGCCATGACGCCGCTCATCTTGCTTCCGTTACCCGTAGCGGAATGCTCTTCGTTCCCAGCATTGATGGAAAAAGCCACTGTCCGGAAGAGGAGAGCCGCATGGATGACATCGAGCATGCGGCCAATGTGCTGCTGTATACGCTGCTTGATCTGGATATCATCTTGGACGCGAAAGGATGA
- a CDS encoding LTA synthase family protein: MRHFIPGKRLGIMLLSFLIGGFILNFIMQAASFGMDALSVLNWISQFYWLYVFGSLFFFFVLLAFAAVIPNVYAGSLLAFIACAILGIADYKKLTTTGEPLFPWDLMLVKNAQEMSKITKGMISPLVLVLAVVLIAGLIYLLCKLPKVRMGLALRAVFTVLSAAVITGFIMMVDGHSTLATSIHYQNIYWNQKVNYTQNGFLFAFTGNLKQNLMDKPDNYSKEAIAQIAKKYSALPDGSTSAAPAESPNIMYMMDEAFFDPTRLPSLTFSEDPLKFIHQADKNTPSGYMLSPEFGGNTANIEFEALTGLSMYFLKDGSIPYQQRIVKMSSLPSIVSILKDRGYRALAVHPFDETFYNRNKVYPVLGFDQFTTQKEMTNAERITPDGYISDMAAVKEAVRELDSSEQPTFLHLVTMQNHFPFVKGSNGPNTITVNGVKPERKDELETYVQDTKLTDEALAYLAQELKSLKRPTVVVFWGDHLPALSADIYTQAGWDTNPRLKHETKLMVMANFDIGKQPLGTLSPAFIGPTVFQLSGQKMPAYYKLLEKVKAELPGLSKSVLIGSSGVVTGLTAEQQDLLDDYRLVEFDMLEGDNYSQDLLY; this comes from the coding sequence GTGCGTCATTTTATACCCGGCAAACGGCTGGGAATCATGCTGCTGTCATTTTTAATTGGCGGATTTATTCTTAACTTTATTATGCAGGCCGCTTCGTTTGGGATGGATGCCCTAAGCGTTCTGAATTGGATATCGCAGTTCTACTGGCTCTATGTGTTCGGTAGCCTGTTCTTTTTCTTTGTGCTGCTCGCCTTTGCGGCGGTTATTCCGAACGTGTATGCGGGTTCCTTGCTCGCCTTTATAGCATGTGCCATTCTGGGCATCGCCGATTACAAGAAGCTTACCACGACCGGGGAACCGCTGTTCCCGTGGGATTTGATGCTGGTCAAGAACGCTCAGGAGATGAGCAAGATTACCAAGGGAATGATTTCGCCGCTTGTGCTTGTCCTGGCTGTTGTTCTTATTGCGGGATTGATCTATCTTCTGTGCAAGCTGCCAAAGGTCAGAATGGGACTGGCGCTGCGGGCGGTGTTTACCGTTCTATCGGCTGCCGTGATTACCGGATTTATCATGATGGTCGACGGCCATTCGACGCTTGCGACCTCTATCCATTATCAGAACATTTACTGGAACCAAAAAGTGAACTATACTCAGAACGGTTTTTTGTTCGCTTTTACAGGTAATCTGAAGCAAAATTTGATGGACAAGCCGGATAATTACAGCAAGGAAGCCATTGCTCAAATCGCTAAAAAATACAGCGCGCTTCCGGACGGCAGCACTTCCGCTGCACCGGCGGAGAGTCCCAACATTATGTACATGATGGACGAGGCCTTCTTTGATCCGACCAGGCTTCCATCTTTGACATTCAGCGAAGACCCTTTGAAGTTCATCCATCAGGCCGATAAAAATACACCGTCCGGCTATATGCTATCACCCGAGTTTGGGGGCAATACGGCCAATATCGAATTTGAGGCGCTGACGGGATTGTCGATGTATTTTCTGAAAGACGGCTCCATTCCATACCAGCAGCGTATCGTGAAAATGTCCTCGCTGCCCTCGATCGTCAGCATTCTGAAAGACCGGGGATACCGGGCGCTCGCGGTCCATCCGTTCGATGAAACGTTCTACAATAGGAACAAGGTTTATCCGGTTCTCGGTTTTGATCAATTCACTACCCAGAAAGAGATGACAAACGCCGAGCGAATTACGCCGGACGGGTACATTTCCGATATGGCTGCTGTGAAAGAGGCTGTTCGCGAACTGGATAGCTCCGAGCAGCCGACATTCCTGCACCTAGTTACGATGCAGAATCATTTTCCGTTCGTCAAAGGCTCGAATGGACCGAACACGATTACGGTTAACGGGGTAAAGCCGGAACGGAAGGACGAGCTTGAAACGTATGTCCAGGATACGAAGCTGACTGACGAGGCGCTCGCCTATCTGGCCCAGGAACTGAAGTCGCTCAAGCGGCCTACGGTTGTCGTATTCTGGGGCGACCATCTTCCGGCGCTGTCGGCAGACATCTATACGCAGGCCGGCTGGGACACCAATCCCAGACTGAAGCATGAAACGAAGCTGATGGTTATGGCCAATTTCGATATCGGAAAGCAGCCTTTGGGCACACTCAGTCCCGCTTTCATCGGTCCGACGGTCTTTCAGCTATCGGGGCAGAAGATGCCGGCCTACTACAAGCTGCTGGAAAAGGTAAAAGCCGAGCTTCCCGGATTAAGCAAAAGTGTGCTGATCGGGTCCTCCGGCGTTGTCACCGGGTTGACCGCGGAGCAGCAGGACCTGTTGGACGATTACCGGTTGGTGGAGTTCGACATGCTTGAGGGAGACAATTACTCGCAGGATTTGTTGTATTAA
- the hutU gene encoding urocanate hydratase, with the protein MSEQERIVRAPRGRQLNTKGWVQEAVLRMLMNNLDPDVAEHPDKLVVYGGIGRAARSWDAFDRIVASLKELEEDETLLIQSGKPVAIFKTTKDSPRVLLANSNLVPAWANWDTFHELDKKGLMMYGQMTAGSWIYIGTQGILQGTYETFAECARQHFGGTLKGTITVTAGMGGMGGAQPLAVTMNDGVVIGIDVDQTRIIKRIGARYCDRLARDLDEALALAAEAKAQKRPLSIGLVGNAAEVLPEMIRRGFIPDIVTDQTSAHDPLNGYLPAGLTPEEGRALRNNNPELYIGQAKASMAVHVRAMLEMRRQGAVAFDYGNNIRQVAFDEGVKDAFAFPGFVPAYIRPQFCEGKGPFRWVALSGDPEDIYKTDEVILREFAGNEGLCQWIRMAREKVEFQGLPARICWLGYGERARFGQIINGMVASGELRAPIVIGRDHLDAGSVASPNRETESMKDGSDAVADWPILNALVNTAAGASWVSVHHGGGVGMGYSLHAGMVVVADGTEDAGRRLERVLTTDPGMGVVRHADAGYELAVETAKNKGIRIPGLQ; encoded by the coding sequence ATGTCTGAACAAGAGCGCATTGTCCGCGCTCCTCGGGGCCGGCAATTGAACACCAAAGGCTGGGTGCAGGAGGCCGTTCTGCGGATGCTGATGAATAATCTGGACCCTGATGTGGCGGAGCATCCCGATAAGCTCGTTGTATACGGCGGCATCGGCCGGGCGGCGCGGAGCTGGGATGCGTTTGACCGGATCGTTGCTTCTCTTAAGGAGCTTGAGGAAGACGAGACGCTGCTGATTCAGTCGGGCAAACCCGTGGCAATTTTTAAGACGACAAAAGACTCGCCCCGTGTATTGCTGGCCAACTCCAATCTGGTTCCGGCATGGGCCAACTGGGATACCTTTCATGAACTCGATAAAAAAGGACTTATGATGTACGGCCAAATGACCGCGGGCAGTTGGATTTATATCGGCACGCAGGGGATACTCCAGGGAACCTATGAAACCTTTGCGGAATGCGCAAGGCAGCATTTCGGAGGCACCTTGAAGGGCACGATTACGGTAACGGCCGGCATGGGCGGCATGGGAGGAGCCCAGCCGCTCGCTGTTACGATGAATGATGGCGTCGTAATCGGCATAGACGTAGACCAGACCCGCATTATAAAAAGAATCGGAGCCCGCTATTGCGACCGGCTTGCGCGCGACCTTGACGAAGCGCTTGCCTTGGCCGCCGAAGCGAAGGCGCAGAAACGGCCGCTTTCCATCGGTCTGGTAGGCAATGCCGCTGAGGTGCTGCCGGAAATGATCCGCCGGGGCTTTATTCCCGACATCGTTACCGACCAGACTTCGGCCCACGATCCGCTTAACGGCTATTTGCCGGCAGGTTTGACGCCGGAAGAAGGGAGGGCGCTGCGGAACAATAACCCGGAGCTGTATATCGGGCAAGCCAAAGCTTCCATGGCCGTTCATGTGAGGGCCATGCTCGAAATGAGACGGCAGGGGGCTGTCGCCTTCGATTATGGCAATAACATCCGCCAGGTTGCCTTCGATGAAGGCGTTAAGGACGCCTTTGCTTTCCCGGGATTCGTCCCGGCTTATATCCGGCCGCAATTTTGCGAGGGAAAAGGGCCTTTCCGTTGGGTGGCACTGTCAGGCGACCCGGAAGATATTTACAAGACCGATGAAGTGATTTTACGCGAATTCGCGGGCAACGAAGGGCTGTGCCAATGGATTCGGATGGCGCGGGAGAAGGTAGAGTTTCAGGGGCTGCCCGCCCGCATCTGCTGGCTCGGTTACGGCGAGCGCGCCCGCTTCGGACAGATCATCAACGGGATGGTGGCTTCCGGAGAACTCCGCGCCCCGATTGTGATCGGCCGCGATCATCTGGACGCCGGGTCGGTGGCCTCCCCCAACCGGGAGACCGAGAGCATGAAGGACGGCAGCGACGCCGTGGCCGACTGGCCGATCCTGAATGCCCTCGTCAATACCGCCGCCGGAGCGAGCTGGGTGTCGGTGCATCACGGCGGCGGGGTGGGCATGGGATATTCGCTGCATGCGGGGATGGTTGTCGTTGCGGACGGAACGGAGGACGCCGGCAGGCGGCTTGAACGCGTACTGACCACCGATCCAGGTATGGGCGTCGTGCGCCATGCGGATGCCGGTTATGAGCTTGCCGTGGAGACCGCGAAGAACAAGGGAATCAGAATCCCGGGACTGCAGTAA
- a CDS encoding amidohydrolase family protein: MKQLFKADRVYEGGQFRQNWAILIEDGTIIETGEQTVLERKYTQTPTVDWTGKAILPGTVNAHNHSFQSLLRGIAADRPFLEWRDQALYKYTPLLDEEAIYTGALFAFGEMLKYGVTTVSDFFYVHDGGNARDEAVIRAAKDLGIRLVLARTMYDWNGAPASYRETVPDAVKRTRELAVKYQGDPMVTVHPAPHSPHAASPEMIQAGHKLAAELGTPFHIHVAEEPFEVEETLAKYGLRTVHYLDKLGVVDERMIAIHLVWLEDSEIRLLGDKRAGLAYCPSSNMFLSDGVTNIPGLLAAGVRVSLGTDGACSNNRISVFEEMRMCSLLQKVTRLDGTCINAGQVFHMGTQAGGELLRLPVGQISPGYYADFVSVDLNDLSLLPAAELFNNIVYSLQPTAIRDVVVDGKIVVGDGRLLTVQESVIVRKINALLSKWE; this comes from the coding sequence TTGAAGCAGCTGTTTAAGGCGGACCGCGTGTATGAAGGCGGCCAGTTCCGGCAGAACTGGGCAATCCTCATCGAAGATGGCACAATCATTGAGACGGGAGAACAAACCGTGCTGGAACGGAAATACACGCAAACGCCGACGGTCGATTGGACGGGGAAGGCTATCCTACCAGGCACGGTCAACGCCCACAACCATTCCTTCCAAAGCCTGCTGCGGGGAATCGCGGCGGATCGGCCTTTTTTAGAATGGAGAGATCAGGCCTTGTACAAATACACCCCGCTCCTGGATGAGGAAGCGATATACACCGGCGCTCTGTTTGCCTTTGGCGAAATGCTCAAATATGGCGTAACGACGGTCAGCGATTTCTTCTATGTGCATGACGGCGGGAACGCCAGGGACGAAGCCGTAATCCGGGCGGCCAAGGATCTGGGGATCAGGCTCGTTTTGGCGCGGACGATGTATGACTGGAACGGAGCGCCCGCAAGCTACCGGGAAACGGTGCCGGATGCGGTGAAGCGTACCCGGGAGCTGGCTGTAAAATATCAGGGCGATCCTATGGTGACCGTTCATCCCGCGCCCCACAGCCCTCACGCGGCTTCGCCCGAGATGATTCAGGCTGGTCACAAGCTTGCAGCGGAGCTGGGTACGCCTTTTCATATTCATGTGGCGGAGGAGCCGTTTGAAGTGGAAGAGACGCTTGCGAAATATGGGCTACGGACGGTTCATTATTTGGATAAACTGGGCGTTGTCGATGAGCGGATGATTGCGATCCATCTGGTATGGCTGGAGGATTCGGAGATCCGGCTGCTTGGAGACAAACGCGCAGGTTTGGCTTATTGTCCATCCAGCAATATGTTTTTATCGGACGGCGTCACGAACATTCCCGGTCTGCTCGCGGCGGGGGTGCGGGTTTCGCTGGGAACGGACGGTGCGTGCAGCAACAACCGGATCAGCGTGTTTGAAGAAATGAGAATGTGCTCCCTGCTCCAGAAAGTAACCCGGCTGGACGGTACGTGCATCAACGCGGGGCAGGTCTTTCATATGGGCACCCAAGCGGGCGGCGAGCTGCTGCGGCTTCCGGTCGGCCAGATCTCTCCTGGGTATTATGCTGACTTCGTATCTGTAGACCTGAACGATCTTTCTCTGTTGCCCGCTGCCGAGCTGTTTAACAATATCGTTTATTCCCTTCAGCCAACCGCGATCAGGGATGTGGTGGTTGACGGTAAAATCGTGGTGGGGGACGGCCGGCTGCTTACGGTGCAGGAATCGGTGATTGTCCGGAAGATCAATGCACTATTAAGTAAATGGGAGTAA